The Salvelinus namaycush isolate Seneca chromosome 11, SaNama_1.0, whole genome shotgun sequence DNA window AGGAAAAACCTATTTCAAGATTGTCAACGAGAACGAATAACGAGAGCAATCCTGAGATTTCATTTCAACTTTCAGTCTAGTTTCATCCCCATTTAAGGTCCAAAATTCTTCTCAATGAGGAATTGGATCGCAGACTGTGATTTTAGGGTTTAATTCTCATTGGACAACACCAGTTTCCCCATTTTATTCAATCTGTCAAAAAGCAAactatatgaaatacaaatttgAAATAAACAGATGAAAACAAAAAGGGGGTAATTCTTAACACATGATCTCATTGCAAAAACCAGAGGTTCTCTCTCCCCGCCTGAACCAAATCCAACAATTACAATAAAAGTACctgtaataacagtagtagtaataataataagcaTTGTAGTTACTCTTTGGCTGCGTCCCAATTCTCCACACTTCTCCTACAAGGACCAGAAGTGTGTAAGTGCACACTCTGGTAACAGGGTAGAGAATCAGGACGTAGCCTACCTCCATCTTAAATACGGCAATGCCATTGGGAATTATGTACAGATCTAATCACACTCTGCCTCCAATACAAAGGAGGTCAATGAGGGCGACTGCTGGACTCTGAGGTCCGTCGTTGCCGGGAGGGCGTGCTGTGCCCGTTCATGCAGCCGTTGTGCCGCTTGGTCAGTCCGCCGTTCAGAATGTCCTGGATGTGCTGTACTATCAGGTTTATTGCCACTGGGAAAAAAAGACCAGAGGAAGGGAACAGTGAAGTTAGGGTTACCATTGTACATTCACAAAAGGGGTATAAACAAGGAAACTCCCGAGGGAAAATTCATGAGTCATGTAACGTGACGGCTCCATAAGAACCAACCTTTCCTTACCATAACCCTTCGCTATATTGACAAAAAGGGGCAAAAAAGATTCCATACAACCCAAAGGGATATTAAAGGATCAGATCTCATGGACGTTCCTCCTTACCCAAGTTATCTGCTCCACGAGGGATGATCACGTCAGCATACTTCTTAGTCTGGAAATAAACATTGCAATTACTACAATAACTAGGCAAGTATTTGCAAAGATTATGGCTGGCTTCATTGACTAGCACACTATATTACAGGGACACACAGAGTGGAAACTTACTGGAAGACAGAACTCCTCAAAGGCAGGTTTGACAAATGTGATGTATTGAGTAAGAACCTGCTCAAGGTCCCTGCCCCGTTCACCTATGTCTCTTAGCACTGGAAGAAATAAACAGGTtggaacacagaacacactaGAATTGTAACACAGAACACGCTAGAATTGCAACACAGAACACGCTAGAATTGCAACACAGAACACGCGCGTTAGAAGTCAAGAAGAGACACTGACACCGAGTCTGACTGGCAAGAGTTTGTACGACGTTTAACCTTATCCAGAAATACACAAGGAAGTTGAGTCAGCAAACACACCTCTGCGTGAGAGCCGCGTGTCTGCATCCGTGTCTACAAACAGTTTCATCTGGAACAGGTCTCTTATCTCCTGGGAGTAGAACATCAGGATGCCCTCGAACAGCACCACGTCAGCCGGGTACACAGTCACAAACTCATCCTTCCTGGAATCGAACAAGACAccatgaatatatatatatatatttttttttatcagggTGACCCAACAGGACACATGCCATAAAATAAGAACGAACAGCCTGGTATTGTACAAACAGTTTGTATTGATATTTCAGAAGAAAACATCCTGTTAGAGACAACCATGAGACAGATAAAATGTGATTGAATACCCAACAAcgctgtattaaaacagaccacAGAAACCTGCTCTACGTGGCTGTTCTCAGTCAGTACTACCTGAACTTGACAAATAAGAATACTTGGGTTAGAAACATGTACAGTTATTGTTAGAACACAAACAAGAGTAGAGGGGTATACTATCAAGCAGCAGCCAGCTAACCCTGATATATAACTATTGATTTCCTGTATCACTAAGAAAGCTACATTTTGGATATGTGATTTTGGTTGTTGAGTCAATTAGACCATGTCTAATTCAAGATAAGATATTTAGGCGAGTTAGCTGGCTAAGtccttgatcctgctttgtagtaccCCCCCTCTGGTGTGTGGACACCGCAACAACGAGGAGCTCACCTGGAATGGGTGAAAAAGTCATACACAGGGATCTGTACGGTCTTCCCCTGCATGATCTGCCACAAAGTCTTCATGACCAGCTCATTGTCAAAGGCATCTGAAGAATGACAGTTTTAGAGAAAGAAATTCCACGAGATTCACAAGGAAAACAACAAGAGACAGAAATGGCTTAagagaaagcaagagaaaaaATAGGTTTCTCACATCTATTCCATTGGCAAAATAACTGACCATACATGGACTTCCATGTACACATCTGCTGACAGTGGCCTCCACTAAACTCACATGTGAA harbors:
- the uck2b gene encoding uridine-cytidine kinase 2-B; translated protein: MAGDTETHLSDYAENNNVIRQPFLIGVSGGTASGKSSVCEKIMELLGQNEIDHHQRQVAILSQDSFYRELTPEQKAKALKGQFNFDHPDAFDNELVMKTLWQIMQGKTVQIPVYDFFTHSRKDEFVTVYPADVVLFEGILMFYSQEIRDLFQMKLFVDTDADTRLSRRVLRDIGERGRDLEQVLTQYITFVKPAFEEFCLPTKKYADVIIPRGADNLVAINLIVQHIQDILNGGLTKRHNGCMNGHSTPSRQRRTSESSSRPH